TCGGCGTCGTCTCGCTGTTCGTCGCCGAGGTGACGGAGAAGGTGTCGCTGGGGGTCTACTACGCGACCAAGCTGAGCAAGGACCCGCGCCGCACCAACGGCCACCGCACGCTGACCCACACGATCCCGTTCACCGTGTTGGTCGGCTGGGGCACCACCGCGCTGTGCGCGGCGTACGGCAAGTGGGCCGTGATCGGCATCCTGTTCTTCATGTTCGGCCTCGCGCTGCGCGGCCTTTTCGACGAGTGGGCCGAGCGGGCCGGCTGGGTCGTGGTGACCCTGGCCTCGCTCGGGGCGGCCTGGTTCACCTTCGCCAACCTGCCGGGCAACCGCGGGTATCCGATGATCGGTCTGGCCGTCGGCGTCGGGTGCTTCGTGCACATCATCGGCGACATGATCACCAAAGCCGGGGTGCCGATCCTCTGGCCCATCCCGATCAAGCGCCGAATGTGGAAGATGATCAGTCTGCCGGATTCGATCGCCCTGCGGGCAGGCGGCAAGACAGAGGTGGTGGTGGTCCGCACCGCGCTGACCGTGATCGCGGTGCTCGCTGCCGTCGGGTTGGTCGCTCCCTCGGTGCTGCAACGCTTCAACATCGAGGTCTGACGACGATGGGGACGGCCGACGACGCCGACGTGCCGGCATTCTGGCAGGGGCTCGGGCTACCCGGCCTCGCCGACGTGCACGTGCACTTCCTCCCGCCCCGGCTGCTGCGCCGGGTGTGGGCGTACTTCGAAACCGCCGGCCCGCTCATCGGCACGGGCTGGCCGATCCGGTACCGCGAAAGCGACGCGGAGCGGGTCGCCCACCTGCGCCGGCTGGGCGTGCGGGCGTTCAGCGCCCTGGCGTACGCCCACAAGGCCGGCATGGCCGAGGAGCTGAACCGGTGGACCCTCGACTTCGCCCGGGCCACACCGGACTGTCTGCCCTCGGCGACGTTCTTCCCCGAACCGGACGCGCAGCGGTACGTCGCGGGTGCACTCGCCGCCGGCGCCCGGGTGTTCAAGGTGCACGTGCAGGTGGGTGGGTTCGCCCCCACCGAGCCGGTGCTGGACCCGGTGTGGGGACTACTCGCCGACGCCGGCGTGCCGGTGGTGGTGCACGCCGGGCACGCCCCGGTCGGCACCGCACACACCGGACCTGCCCCGTTCGCCGCCGTGCTCGCCCGGCACCCGGGGCTGGCCGCGGTCGTGGCGCACCTCGGCGCGCCGGACTACGCCGCGTTCCTCGACCTCGCCGAGCGGTACGAGCGGGTACGGCTGGACACCGCGATGGCGTTCACCCCGTTCTTCGACCGGTTCGTGCCGTTCCCCGCCGGGGAGTTGCCCCGTTTGCGCGACCTGGGGCTGGCCGGCAAGGTGCTGCTGGGCAGCGACTTTCCGAACCTGCCACACGCGTACGCGGAGCAGCTCGCCGGCCTGGCTCGACTGGACCTGGGCGACGACTGGCTACGCGCGATCTGCTGGGGCAACGCCGCTGCCCTGTTCGACCTGGCGGGTTGACTACGCCCCGACCCGCTGGGGCGGGATGGTCAGGCCGTAGAGGGTCATCAGCTCCGGGGTGTCGACCCGGCTGCCGTCGGCGACCGCGTCACAGGCGATGTCGACGATCTGCCTCTTGTGCGCCAGCAGGTACGGCCGGGCGCCGACGTCGGCGCTGGCCAGGGTGGCGATGCCGGACCAGTGCCGGCGACCGAACAGCATCGGGTAGCCGCGTAGCCCGCCATAGGTGGCGCAGACCAGTACGTCCGGGTACGGCAGCGCGGTGACTCGGCTGACCGCCGCGGCGGTCAGGCCGGGCATGTCCACCGGCACCACGACCACCGCCTCGATGTCGTCATCGTCGATTGCCGCCAGACCGGCCCGGATCGACGAGCCCACGCCGGTTCCCCAGGCCCGGTTGACCACGACGGTGGCGGCGGTCAGGTCCGCGGTCTCGCGCACCTGGTTGGCCGCGGCGCCGAGGACGACCACGATCCGTGCGCAGCCCGCCTCCGTCAGCGTATCGATCATCTGGTTCACCAGGGGCCTCTCCCCCTGGTGCAGCAGGGCCTCGGGGCCGCCGATCCGGCGTCCCCCGCCCGCAGCGATGATCATTCCTGCGATCCGGTTCAGCGGTGCCACCTCCGTCGTAGAGACGGACCGAACGAAACTGTCGCTCGGCCCCTGACGCACAACGGACCCAACGACACTTCCCGCATGGTGGTAGCGGGGCAAAAAGGAAAAATGTGTGCTATGCCGCGTCGCCGTAGCAGTCGACGATGGACACGTCGAGCGGAAACCGGACCGGCGTTGCGCCGAAGAGCAGCGCGGTGGCCCGCCCACCCGACCGGGCCACCGCCGCCGCGACCTGTTCGGCCCGCTCCTTCGGGCAGTGCACCACCACCTCGTCGTGCTGGAAGAACACCAGCTCGCCGCCGGTACCGGCCAGCTCGCCGCGAAGCGTGGCGAGCAGCGTCGAGGCCCACTCGGCGGCGGTCGCCTGGACGACGAAGTTGCGGGTGAATCGGCCCCGCGACCGGGCCCGCGCCGTGCGGTCACCTCCGTCCGGGACCCCCTGCTCGCCGTCGAGCCCCACCGCACCGGGTGGGCAGGTGCGGCCCAGCCAGGAACGGACCAGCCCACCGGTCTCGCCGGTCCGGGCGGCCGCCTCGACATACCCGAAGGCGGTCGGGTAGTTGCGGCGCAGCACCTCCAGCGCGGGCACCGCCGCCCCACCGGTCTGCCCGTACATGGCGCCGAGCAGGGCCAGCTTGGCGCGCGCCCGGTCGCCGGCGAAGGCGTCCCGGGCCAGCGCGGCGTAGAGGTCGCCGGCCCCACCGGCGGCGGCGAGCCGGTGGTCACCGGAGACCGCGGCCAACACCCGTGGCTCCAACTGACCGGCGTCGGCGACCACGAACGTCCAGCCCGGGTCGGCCACCACCGCCCGACGGATCACCTTCGGGATCTGCAACGCGCCACCGCCCCGGGTGGCCCACCGGCCGGACACCACCCCGCCGGGCACGTACTCCGGCCGGAACCGGCCGTCGCGCACCCAGGCGTCCCACCAGGCCCAGCCGTGCGCCGTCCAGATCCGGTAGAGCTCCTTGTACTCCAGGACCAGCGGGATCGCCGGGTGGTCGACGCCGCGCAGCACCCAGGCCCGGGTGTTGGGCACCTCCACCCCGGCCCGGGCGAACGCCCGCACCAGTTCCGCCGGCGAGTCCGCGTGCAGCTGGCGGACGCCCAACGTCTCGGCGATGCGGGCGGCCAGCCCGGCCAGCCGGCGTGGCGCCCCGCCGACCGGGGACGGCTCACCGAGCAGCTCGGCGAGCACGGCATCGTGCACGTCCGCCCGCCACGGCAACCCGGCGGCGGCCATCTCGACGGCGATCAGCCCGCCGGCCGACTCGGCGGCGACCAACAGCCGGAACCGGCCGGGATGCCCGGTTGCCGAGATCCGGGTGACCTGGTCGGCGTACACCCGGGTCAACGCCTCGACGCCGGGGCCCGGCGGGCCCGGCAGCGTCTCGAAGAGCGCGCCCTGGCCGTGGCCGGGTGGCTCGGCCACCCGGGGTGGCGGGTCCGCCGGGACCGGCGTGCCGGTGAGCCGCGCCCAGGCGGCAGCCGCCGCGCGGGGCTCGCCCCACCGGCCGGCGTGGCCGAGCAGCAGCGCCTCGGTCAACTCCACGTCGTGGCAGCGGTCGACGCGGACCCCAGCGCGCATCAGTGCCGGGTAGATCGTCGCCGCCGACGCCCAGACCCACCGGGGGCGACCAGCCCGCTCCCGGTCGGCCACGGCCGCGGCCAGGTTGGCGACCGGCTCGGGCGGCGCGGTCGGCCGCCCGGCGGCGTCGAGGAGTTGCAGCACACCCCCGCCGAGTTCGTCCGCCACCACCGCCACCAGCACGAACGTGATTCTGCCTCGCCGGTGCGACACTCACCGGAGCGACACCCACGGGAGGCCAGCTCAGCAGCCACTCACGCGAAGGCGAATGGTTACTTGCCGACTCCGGCGGTGAGGCCGGACTGCACCTGTCGCTGGAAGACGATGTACACGACCAGCACCGGCAGCATCGCCATGGTGACCCCGGCGAACAGACCGGACCAGTCGGACTTGTAGCCCTGGTTGACCGACAGGTCGATCAGGCCCTGGGCGATGACCTGGTTCTTCGGTTCACCGGCGACGGACTGCATCAGCAGCGTCGGCAGGTACCACTGGTTCCACTGGCCGAGGACGTTGAAGATGCCGATGCTGATCAGGCCCGGCTTGGCCATCGGCAGCATCACGCTGAAGAACAGCCGGCTGTGCGAGGCACCGTCGACCAGGCCCGCCTCGGCGATCGCGGTGGGCAGGGTCCGGAAGAACGAGTGCATGAAGAAGACCGTGAACGCCAGCGACCAGGCAACGTAGACCAGGACCAACATGAGGTGCTTGTTCGGCCCGAGCGGCGAAAAGACCACACCGGTGTTGTAGACGCCCTTGAACAGCGGGACGGCGGCGAGGTAGACCGGCAGGGTGAGCCCGGACAGGAACATGTAGTAGATCAGCCGGTTGCCCGGGAACTCGTACCGGGCCAGCACGTACGCGGCCATCGAGCCGAGCAGCATCGTCAGGAAGACGCTGCCCGCCAGCACCAGTCCGGTGTTGAGGAAGAAGGAGCCGAGCTGCCCCTCGGTCCAGGCCCGGCCGAAGTTCTCCCAGCGCAGGCTGTCCGGGATCAGCGACAGCGGCTCCCGGATGACCTCCGAGTCACTCTTCAGGGCCGACATCAGCACCCAGACCAGCGGGTAGACGACCATGATCGCCCACACCAGCAGGAACACGTGGGAGAACCCGTTGAAGATCCGCGCGCCCGCGCCCCGGCCGGCCGGCTCGGAGCGCCGGGCGGACGGCGGGACCTGGTCGGGCCGGGTCCGGTCGGAGCTGTGGATCGCCGTACTCATCGTCACCAGTCTCCTCAGAACTCGATCCGCTCGCGGCGGGTGATCCTCAGCTGCGCCGCGGCCAGCATGATCGTGAAGATCGCCAGCGCCACACCCATCGCGCAGGCGTAGCCGAACTGGCCCTTCTGGAACGCGGTGAAGTTGAGCACGGACGCGAAGATCTCGCTGGCGTGGTTGGGGCCACCCTGGCTGGGCGTCATCACGAAGACCAGGGCGTACATGTCGAGGGCGATGAAGCCCAGGTAGACCCAGGCGACCGAGACCGTGTCCCGCAGCAGCGGCAGGGTGATGCGGAAGAAGGTGTGGAACCGACCGGCGCCGTCGAGGATCGCCGCCTCGTAGATGTCCTTCGGAATCGACTGCATCGCCGCGGAGAAGAGCACCATGTAGAAGCCGGCGCCGCTCCACACCGCGATCAGCAGCAGCCACCACAGCACCGCGGGGACACCGAGGAACGGTTCGGGGTCGTTGGTGAAGGCGATCGGGTTGTCGGCGTCGACCAGCCCGATCTTCATCAGGATTCCGTTGACCAGGCCCTGGCCGTCGGCCCGGTAGATCTGCTGCCACATGACCGCGATGACGACCAGGGACAACACCTGCGGGAAGAAGAAGATGACCTTGTACAACCCGGAGCCGAAGACGCCCCGGATGCCGGCCCTGTCCTCGCGTCCGCCCACGTTGAGCAGGAACGCGAGGAACAGGGCCAGCGCGATCGTGAACAGCGGCACGGTGATCAGGAAGAACACGTTGTGCCAGAACGCCTTCCTGATCAGCTCGTCGGAGAACAGCCGGACGTAGTTGTCCAGCCCGACGAACTGCTGCCGGTCGGAGTAGCCGCCCCAGTCGGTCAGCGAGTAGCCGGCCGCCTGTGCGAAGGGCCACACCACGTAGAAGAGGTACAGCGCGACGGGCAGGGCCAGGAAGCCTGTGACGAAACGCGCGACACCGTGCCGCATTGGACTCACTCTTTCCGTTCTGAT
The sequence above is a segment of the Micromonospora sp. WMMA1363 genome. Coding sequences within it:
- a CDS encoding metal-dependent hydrolase, with translation MMGPSHALSGAAVWLTGSLALDRFADYHQSPLALAVGTAVCAGGALFPDLDLSGKVTRNRGGATVARTFGVVSLFVAEVTEKVSLGVYYATKLSKDPRRTNGHRTLTHTIPFTVLVGWGTTALCAAYGKWAVIGILFFMFGLALRGLFDEWAERAGWVVVTLASLGAAWFTFANLPGNRGYPMIGLAVGVGCFVHIIGDMITKAGVPILWPIPIKRRMWKMISLPDSIALRAGGKTEVVVVRTALTVIAVLAAVGLVAPSVLQRFNIEV
- a CDS encoding amidohydrolase family protein, with amino-acid sequence MGTADDADVPAFWQGLGLPGLADVHVHFLPPRLLRRVWAYFETAGPLIGTGWPIRYRESDAERVAHLRRLGVRAFSALAYAHKAGMAEELNRWTLDFARATPDCLPSATFFPEPDAQRYVAGALAAGARVFKVHVQVGGFAPTEPVLDPVWGLLADAGVPVVVHAGHAPVGTAHTGPAPFAAVLARHPGLAAVVAHLGAPDYAAFLDLAERYERVRLDTAMAFTPFFDRFVPFPAGELPRLRDLGLAGKVLLGSDFPNLPHAYAEQLAGLARLDLGDDWLRAICWGNAAALFDLAG
- a CDS encoding nucleotidyltransferase family protein; protein product: MIIAAGGGRRIGGPEALLHQGERPLVNQMIDTLTEAGCARIVVVLGAAANQVRETADLTAATVVVNRAWGTGVGSSIRAGLAAIDDDDIEAVVVVPVDMPGLTAAAVSRVTALPYPDVLVCATYGGLRGYPMLFGRRHWSGIATLASADVGARPYLLAHKRQIVDIACDAVADGSRVDTPELMTLYGLTIPPQRVGA
- a CDS encoding bifunctional 3'-5' exonuclease/DNA polymerase — encoded protein: MSHRRGRITFVLVAVVADELGGGVLQLLDAAGRPTAPPEPVANLAAAVADRERAGRPRWVWASAATIYPALMRAGVRVDRCHDVELTEALLLGHAGRWGEPRAAAAAWARLTGTPVPADPPPRVAEPPGHGQGALFETLPGPPGPGVEALTRVYADQVTRISATGHPGRFRLLVAAESAGGLIAVEMAAAGLPWRADVHDAVLAELLGEPSPVGGAPRRLAGLAARIAETLGVRQLHADSPAELVRAFARAGVEVPNTRAWVLRGVDHPAIPLVLEYKELYRIWTAHGWAWWDAWVRDGRFRPEYVPGGVVSGRWATRGGGALQIPKVIRRAVVADPGWTFVVADAGQLEPRVLAAVSGDHRLAAAGGAGDLYAALARDAFAGDRARAKLALLGAMYGQTGGAAVPALEVLRRNYPTAFGYVEAAARTGETGGLVRSWLGRTCPPGAVGLDGEQGVPDGGDRTARARSRGRFTRNFVVQATAAEWASTLLATLRGELAGTGGELVFFQHDEVVVHCPKERAEQVAAAVARSGGRATALLFGATPVRFPLDVSIVDCYGDAA
- a CDS encoding carbohydrate ABC transporter permease, translating into MSTAIHSSDRTRPDQVPPSARRSEPAGRGAGARIFNGFSHVFLLVWAIMVVYPLVWVLMSALKSDSEVIREPLSLIPDSLRWENFGRAWTEGQLGSFFLNTGLVLAGSVFLTMLLGSMAAYVLARYEFPGNRLIYYMFLSGLTLPVYLAAVPLFKGVYNTGVVFSPLGPNKHLMLVLVYVAWSLAFTVFFMHSFFRTLPTAIAEAGLVDGASHSRLFFSVMLPMAKPGLISIGIFNVLGQWNQWYLPTLLMQSVAGEPKNQVIAQGLIDLSVNQGYKSDWSGLFAGVTMAMLPVLVVYIVFQRQVQSGLTAGVGK
- a CDS encoding sugar ABC transporter permease, with amino-acid sequence MRHGVARFVTGFLALPVALYLFYVVWPFAQAAGYSLTDWGGYSDRQQFVGLDNYVRLFSDELIRKAFWHNVFFLITVPLFTIALALFLAFLLNVGGREDRAGIRGVFGSGLYKVIFFFPQVLSLVVIAVMWQQIYRADGQGLVNGILMKIGLVDADNPIAFTNDPEPFLGVPAVLWWLLLIAVWSGAGFYMVLFSAAMQSIPKDIYEAAILDGAGRFHTFFRITLPLLRDTVSVAWVYLGFIALDMYALVFVMTPSQGGPNHASEIFASVLNFTAFQKGQFGYACAMGVALAIFTIMLAAAQLRITRRERIEF